Proteins from a genomic interval of Cupriavidus pauculus:
- a CDS encoding maleate cis-trans isomerase family protein: MSKKTRLGMLTPSSNTALEPITSAMVSGLPGVSAHFSRFTVTEISLSNQALGQFDLEKILAAARLLADARVDVIAWNGTSSGWLGFDRDQALCRQITEATGIPATTSVLALNEILEITGARRFGLATPYLADVQERIVANYQRSGFDCSAERHLGLQVNYSFAEVEADTIRRMVRELAAENVQAITTFCTNLHAAHLAEELEAETGIPLYDTISTVVWSSLRLAGVDTRDVKGWGRLFQEVH; this comes from the coding sequence ATGAGCAAGAAAACCCGTCTCGGCATGCTGACGCCGTCGTCCAACACCGCGCTGGAGCCCATTACCAGTGCGATGGTCAGCGGCCTGCCCGGCGTCAGCGCGCATTTCTCGCGCTTCACGGTCACCGAGATTTCGCTGAGCAACCAGGCACTGGGCCAGTTCGACCTGGAGAAGATCCTGGCGGCGGCCCGGCTGCTGGCCGACGCCCGCGTCGATGTCATCGCCTGGAACGGCACCTCGTCGGGCTGGCTCGGCTTCGACCGAGACCAGGCGCTGTGCCGGCAGATCACGGAAGCCACGGGCATCCCGGCCACCACCTCGGTGCTGGCGCTCAACGAGATCCTGGAGATCACGGGCGCGCGCCGCTTCGGGCTGGCCACGCCGTACCTGGCCGACGTGCAGGAACGCATCGTGGCCAACTACCAGCGCAGCGGCTTCGATTGTTCGGCCGAACGCCACCTGGGGCTCCAGGTGAACTACAGCTTTGCCGAAGTCGAAGCAGACACCATTCGCCGGATGGTGCGCGAACTTGCCGCGGAAAACGTGCAGGCCATCACCACGTTCTGCACGAACCTGCACGCGGCCCACCTGGCCGAGGAGCTGGAGGCCGAGACCGGCATCCCGCTCTACGACACGATCTCCACGGTCGTCTGGAGTTCGCTGCGCCTGGCCGGTGTCGACACCCGCGACGTGAAGGGCTGGGGCCGCCTGTTCCAGGAAGTCCACTAA
- a CDS encoding efflux RND transporter periplasmic adaptor subunit, which yields MKLRLSSLGPVVLTLAVTAAGAVVVKHLWDYYTVAPWTRDGHIRADVVQVAPDVSGLVTHIAVKDNQYVKAGDVLFEIDHERYALALRQAEATAAAVRANLAQARREASRSQKLSEVVSKEIIEEGLAKVQQGEAQLAQADAAIGVAKLNLARTRVLSPVEGYVNDRLPRLGDYVVTGKPVLSMVDARSFHVEGYFEETKLHGIHIGSPVDIRIMGEKRVLHGHVQSIAAGIEDRDRTNGSNLLPNVNPTFNWVRLAQRVPVRIHFDQMPADVRLVAGRTATVSVKDGGQTADKPAAPAAARDAAEDKVALAGKGAPATGVLQ from the coding sequence ATGAAACTCAGACTCTCTTCGCTCGGGCCGGTCGTGCTGACGCTGGCCGTCACCGCCGCTGGCGCGGTTGTCGTCAAGCACCTGTGGGACTACTACACGGTGGCCCCGTGGACCCGTGACGGGCATATCCGCGCCGACGTGGTGCAGGTGGCGCCCGACGTCTCGGGGCTGGTCACGCACATCGCCGTCAAGGACAACCAGTATGTGAAGGCCGGCGACGTGCTGTTCGAGATCGACCACGAACGCTACGCGCTGGCGCTGCGCCAGGCCGAGGCCACCGCCGCGGCCGTGCGCGCCAATCTGGCCCAGGCGCGGCGCGAGGCATCGCGCAGCCAGAAGCTGTCCGAGGTGGTGTCCAAGGAAATCATCGAGGAAGGGCTGGCCAAGGTGCAGCAGGGCGAGGCCCAGCTGGCGCAGGCCGATGCCGCCATCGGCGTGGCGAAGCTGAACCTGGCGCGCACCAGGGTGCTGAGCCCGGTGGAAGGCTACGTCAACGACCGGCTGCCGCGCCTGGGCGACTACGTGGTGACCGGCAAGCCGGTGCTGTCGATGGTCGACGCCCGGTCGTTCCACGTGGAAGGCTATTTCGAGGAAACCAAGCTGCATGGCATCCATATCGGCAGCCCGGTGGACATCCGCATCATGGGCGAGAAGCGCGTGCTGCATGGCCATGTGCAGAGCATCGCGGCCGGTATCGAGGATCGCGACCGCACCAATGGCTCGAACCTGCTGCCCAACGTGAACCCGACGTTCAACTGGGTGCGTCTGGCGCAACGCGTGCCGGTGCGCATCCACTTCGACCAGATGCCGGCGGACGTGCGTTTGGTGGCGGGCCGCACCGCGACGGTGTCCGTCAAGGACGGCGGCCAGACGGCCGACAAGCCTGCCGCGCCGGCCGCGGCACGCGATGCCGCTGAAGACAAGGTCGCGCTGGCCGGCAAGGGCGCGCCCGCAACCGGAGTGCTGCAGTGA
- the hydA gene encoding dihydropyrimidinase, with protein MTADNNLDLVIRNADVVTASDRFRCDIGVRGGKIVSLGHGLPAARQEVDATGLLALPGGVDGHCHLDQPMPEGMRMADDFFTGTRAAVCGGTTTVIPFAAQEKGQSLKAAVADYHHRAEGRAVIDYAFHLIVADATPTVLREELPALIRQGYSSFKVYMTYDDLKLSDREMLEVLAVARENQALVMVHAENADCISWLTDKLTGEGRLAPRFHGLARPAVVEREATHRAISFAELVDVPILIVHVSGKEAIEQIRWAQGRGLKILAETCPQYLYLTAEDMGLPGDDGYEGAKCVCSPPPRDPENQAAVWRALANGVFSVFSSDHAPFNYDDPQGKKLGGGPQPFDHIPNGVPGIETRLPLLFDGVQRGKLSLHQFVELTSYRPARIYGLYPRKGTIAIGADADIVLWDPERKVRITNRNLHHAVDYTPYEGTEVTGWPMTTFSRGEMIVRDGEYLEPTAGRGRFLEAGQPEL; from the coding sequence ATGACTGCAGACAACAATCTCGACCTCGTGATCCGCAATGCGGACGTGGTCACCGCTTCCGATCGCTTCCGCTGCGACATCGGCGTACGCGGCGGCAAGATCGTTTCACTTGGCCACGGCTTGCCCGCCGCGCGGCAGGAAGTCGACGCCACCGGCCTGCTGGCCCTGCCCGGCGGCGTTGACGGCCACTGCCACCTGGACCAGCCCATGCCCGAGGGCATGCGCATGGCCGACGACTTTTTCACCGGCACCCGGGCGGCCGTGTGCGGGGGGACGACCACCGTCATCCCTTTCGCGGCGCAGGAAAAGGGACAGTCCCTGAAAGCCGCGGTGGCCGATTACCACCATCGCGCGGAAGGCCGCGCCGTGATCGACTACGCGTTTCACCTGATCGTCGCCGACGCCACGCCCACGGTCCTGCGCGAGGAATTGCCCGCGCTCATCCGCCAGGGCTACAGCTCGTTCAAGGTGTACATGACCTACGACGACCTGAAGCTGTCCGACCGTGAAATGCTGGAAGTCCTGGCCGTGGCCCGCGAGAATCAGGCGCTGGTGATGGTGCATGCCGAGAACGCCGACTGCATCTCGTGGCTGACCGACAAGCTGACCGGCGAAGGCCGCCTGGCCCCGCGCTTCCACGGGCTTGCACGGCCGGCCGTGGTGGAACGCGAAGCCACCCATCGTGCCATCTCGTTCGCCGAACTGGTCGACGTGCCGATCCTGATCGTCCATGTGTCGGGAAAGGAAGCCATCGAGCAGATTCGCTGGGCGCAGGGCCGGGGACTGAAGATTCTGGCGGAGACCTGCCCGCAATACCTTTATCTCACTGCCGAGGACATGGGCCTGCCCGGTGACGATGGCTACGAAGGTGCCAAGTGCGTGTGCAGCCCGCCGCCGCGCGATCCCGAGAACCAGGCCGCCGTCTGGCGCGCGCTGGCAAACGGCGTGTTCAGCGTGTTCTCGTCGGATCACGCGCCCTTCAACTATGACGATCCGCAAGGCAAGAAGCTTGGCGGCGGCCCGCAACCGTTCGACCACATCCCCAACGGTGTGCCCGGCATCGAGACGCGGCTGCCGCTGCTGTTCGATGGCGTCCAGCGCGGCAAGCTGTCCCTGCACCAGTTCGTGGAGCTCACGTCATACCGGCCGGCAAGAATCTATGGCCTCTACCCGCGCAAGGGGACCATCGCCATCGGCGCCGACGCGGACATCGTGTTGTGGGATCCCGAGCGCAAGGTGCGCATCACCAACCGCAATCTGCACCATGCCGTCGACTACACGCCCTATGAAGGCACGGAAGTCACGGGCTGGCCCATGACCACGTTCTCTCGCGGCGAGATGATCGTGCGGGATGGCGAGTACCTGGAGCCCACCGCCGGACGCGGGCGGTTCCTGGAAGCAGGACAACCCGAGCTTTGA
- a CDS encoding aspartate/glutamate racemase family protein — protein MNILIVNPNISESVSDLIYAEAKRTASPDTHLTMATASFGVAYIETRFEALVGGYATACAAAERAGTFDGLIVAAFGDPGLAGIKELFDVPVVGMTEAALASACLLGQRFSIIAISHRIEAWYRECVAANGLASRLASIRSLQSPLRDIGSVQQDHTRALEDMSLRAVREDGADVIIVAGAPLAGLARALQGKIPVPVVDGVSSAVRHCESLLALRAGHSQEGSFARPPRKPNSGLPAALASLLA, from the coding sequence ATGAATATCCTGATCGTCAATCCCAACATCAGCGAATCCGTCAGCGACCTCATCTACGCAGAGGCAAAGCGCACGGCGTCGCCCGACACGCACCTGACCATGGCCACTGCCAGCTTTGGCGTGGCCTATATCGAAACCCGATTCGAAGCCCTGGTGGGCGGCTACGCCACGGCGTGCGCGGCCGCCGAGCGCGCGGGCACCTTCGATGGGCTCATCGTCGCGGCATTTGGTGATCCGGGCCTTGCCGGCATCAAGGAACTGTTCGACGTGCCGGTCGTGGGCATGACCGAGGCCGCATTGGCCAGCGCATGCCTGCTCGGCCAGCGCTTTTCCATCATCGCGATCTCCCATCGCATCGAGGCGTGGTACAGGGAGTGCGTGGCGGCCAACGGGCTCGCCTCCCGGCTGGCGAGCATCCGATCGTTGCAATCGCCGTTGCGCGACATCGGGAGTGTCCAGCAGGACCACACGCGTGCGCTCGAAGACATGAGCCTGCGGGCAGTCCGCGAAGATGGTGCCGACGTCATTATTGTCGCCGGTGCGCCGCTTGCGGGGCTGGCGCGGGCCCTGCAGGGCAAGATACCCGTGCCGGTGGTGGACGGGGTCAGCAGCGCGGTGCGCCATTGCGAGTCGCTGCTGGCATTGCGCGCCGGTCACAGCCAGGAAGGCAGCTTTGCCAGGCCGCCAAGGAAGCCGAACAGCGGACTTCCTGCGGCGCTGGCGTCATTGCTGGCCTGA
- a CDS encoding MarR family winged helix-turn-helix transcriptional regulator produces MPPIDALRFAFTGQLMLSGRQWRQISQAAVTAHGISAAAAAPLLFIRRLGGGVRQVTLADYVGVEGATLVRLVDQLCAAGLVRREVDPSDRRANVLSLTESGERMAECIEVELKQLRAEVFAEISEADMAAALRVLDALSRAAASAGGKQES; encoded by the coding sequence ATGCCTCCGATAGACGCCCTCCGTTTCGCCTTCACCGGCCAGCTCATGCTGTCCGGGCGCCAATGGCGACAAATCAGCCAAGCCGCAGTGACCGCCCACGGCATCTCCGCCGCGGCGGCCGCCCCCTTGCTGTTTATCCGTCGCCTCGGCGGCGGCGTGCGCCAGGTGACGCTGGCCGACTACGTGGGCGTGGAAGGTGCCACGCTGGTGCGGCTGGTGGACCAGCTTTGCGCGGCCGGCCTGGTGCGCCGCGAGGTGGACCCGAGCGACCGGCGCGCCAACGTGCTGTCGCTGACCGAGTCCGGCGAGCGCATGGCCGAGTGCATCGAGGTGGAACTCAAGCAGTTGCGGGCCGAAGTGTTCGCCGAGATCAGCGAGGCCGACATGGCCGCCGCGCTGCGCGTGCTCGATGCACTGTCGCGGGCGGCCGCATCGGCGGGCGGCAAGCAGGAGTCCTGA
- a CDS encoding FUSC family protein, with amino-acid sequence MMSWPSARDWVFSFKAFAAAMLALWIAMYLGLPRPYWAMGSVYIVAHPLTGATRSKALYRVLGTLIGAAAGVAMVPPLVNSPPLLMAAVAVWVACLLYVALMHRTPRSYVFMLAAYTLPLIALPSVDNPGAVFDLAVARAEEICLGILCAAVVGAVVFPASVANVLRDKSRQWMADAALWAGDMLSPTPGAAVSRHHSRHRLAADILALDQLISQLGYDAESAARVRAARELRGRMTMLLPVLSSLATIVESLQAAGGVPAPLAAQMRAVRDWIQAGAADGARPVLSPTPLQPGWDAALVAAAEDRLQQMLALWHDCVTLCRRLGDKHIEGQWVPEFLRWEVGRARHYDHGMLLFSVVTVALAIYAMGMVWIHTGWADGAGAVALGAISCCFFAALDEPAPMIQSFFNWNLVCLLISLVMLFAVLPVAHDFEMLVLMFAVPYLIIGLLVAQPRLAMIGMPLAVVTANDIGIQGAYSANFQSFLNSNVAGIAGIAFALAWTLVVRPFGTRAATRRLVRAGWSDIAENALGSDPGSHTRLRARMLDRLAQLVPRLAASASEVSSDGFSEVRVELTALALQREMPAMPDDARHAVRRVLRSIAGYYKARLDGTADAPPPALRTRLDNARQKVQSPVALAALVDMQVALFPPAVPATVSGKA; translated from the coding sequence ATGATGAGCTGGCCGTCGGCCCGGGACTGGGTCTTTTCCTTCAAGGCGTTCGCCGCCGCCATGCTGGCGCTCTGGATCGCGATGTATCTGGGGCTGCCGCGTCCGTACTGGGCGATGGGGTCGGTCTACATCGTCGCCCATCCGCTCACCGGCGCCACGCGCTCCAAGGCGCTGTACCGCGTGCTGGGCACGCTGATCGGCGCCGCCGCCGGCGTGGCCATGGTGCCGCCGCTGGTGAACTCGCCGCCGCTGCTGATGGCCGCCGTGGCCGTCTGGGTGGCCTGCCTGCTGTATGTGGCGCTGATGCACCGCACGCCGCGCAGCTACGTCTTCATGCTGGCCGCCTACACGCTGCCGCTGATCGCGCTGCCTTCCGTGGACAACCCCGGCGCCGTGTTCGACCTTGCCGTGGCCCGTGCCGAGGAAATCTGCCTGGGCATCCTGTGCGCGGCCGTGGTGGGCGCGGTGGTGTTTCCGGCCAGCGTCGCCAACGTGCTGCGCGACAAGTCGCGCCAGTGGATGGCCGACGCGGCGCTGTGGGCCGGGGACATGCTGTCGCCGACGCCCGGCGCGGCAGTGTCGCGCCACCACAGCCGCCACCGCCTGGCGGCCGACATCCTTGCCCTCGACCAACTGATCAGCCAGCTTGGCTACGACGCCGAAAGCGCCGCACGGGTGCGTGCCGCCCGCGAACTGCGCGGCCGCATGACGATGCTGCTACCGGTGCTGTCGTCGCTGGCCACGATCGTCGAATCGCTGCAGGCCGCCGGTGGCGTGCCGGCGCCGCTGGCCGCGCAGATGCGGGCCGTGCGCGACTGGATCCAGGCCGGCGCGGCCGATGGTGCGCGGCCGGTCCTGTCGCCCACGCCGCTCCAGCCGGGCTGGGACGCGGCGCTGGTTGCCGCCGCCGAAGACCGGCTGCAGCAGATGCTGGCGCTCTGGCACGATTGCGTGACGCTGTGCCGCCGCCTGGGCGACAAGCACATCGAGGGCCAGTGGGTGCCCGAATTCCTGCGCTGGGAAGTGGGCCGCGCGCGCCACTACGACCACGGCATGCTGCTGTTCTCGGTGGTCACCGTGGCGCTGGCGATCTACGCGATGGGCATGGTCTGGATCCACACGGGCTGGGCCGATGGCGCCGGTGCCGTGGCGCTGGGCGCCATCTCGTGCTGCTTCTTTGCCGCGCTGGACGAACCGGCGCCGATGATCCAGTCGTTCTTCAACTGGAACCTGGTCTGCCTGCTGATCTCGCTGGTGATGCTGTTCGCGGTGCTGCCGGTGGCGCACGACTTCGAGATGCTGGTGCTGATGTTCGCGGTGCCGTACCTGATCATCGGCCTGCTCGTGGCGCAGCCGCGCCTGGCGATGATCGGCATGCCGCTGGCCGTGGTCACCGCCAACGACATCGGCATCCAGGGCGCCTACAGCGCCAACTTCCAGTCGTTCCTGAACAGCAATGTGGCGGGCATCGCCGGCATCGCGTTCGCGCTGGCGTGGACGCTGGTGGTGCGGCCGTTCGGCACCCGCGCCGCCACGCGCCGGCTGGTGCGGGCGGGGTGGAGCGACATCGCCGAGAACGCGCTGGGCAGCGACCCCGGCTCGCATACGCGGCTGCGCGCCCGGATGCTCGACCGCCTGGCGCAACTGGTGCCGCGGCTGGCCGCCAGCGCCAGCGAGGTTTCGTCCGACGGCTTCAGCGAGGTGCGCGTGGAACTGACCGCGCTGGCGCTGCAACGCGAGATGCCGGCCATGCCCGACGATGCCCGCCACGCGGTGCGGCGCGTGCTGCGCAGCATTGCCGGCTACTACAAGGCGCGGCTCGATGGCACGGCCGACGCGCCGCCGCCCGCGCTGCGCACCCGGCTGGACAACGCCCGGCAGAAGGTGCAGTCGCCCGTGGCGCTGGCCGCGCTGGTCGACATGCAGGTGGCCCTGTTTCCGCCGGCTGTGCCGGCAACCGTTTCCGGAAAAGCATGA
- a CDS encoding DUF1656 domain-containing protein, with protein MPGEISLYGVFIPSLLVWMLVAFVITSGARAVLSRVGFYRLVWHRSLFNLALYAIVLGGVVALVPSLQS; from the coding sequence ATGCCCGGTGAAATCAGTCTCTATGGCGTGTTCATCCCCAGCCTGCTGGTGTGGATGCTCGTCGCGTTCGTCATCACGAGCGGGGCCCGCGCGGTGCTGTCGCGCGTGGGGTTCTACCGGCTTGTCTGGCATCGGTCCCTCTTCAATCTGGCGCTGTACGCCATCGTCCTCGGTGGCGTGGTGGCGCTGGTTCCTTCGCTGCAATCATGA
- a CDS encoding isochorismatase, translated as MNPGITPFTVSVYPIQQAPGVWFANYMISEYRNGAEHVVANVSMRHATHRSETKAKQAARQAGERVAVRMRQQHHRVTEPGRLA; from the coding sequence TTGAATCCAGGTATCACGCCGTTCACCGTTTCGGTGTACCCCATCCAGCAAGCCCCGGGCGTCTGGTTTGCCAACTACATGATCTCGGAGTACCGCAACGGCGCCGAGCATGTCGTCGCCAACGTGTCGATGCGGCACGCCACGCACCGCTCCGAAACCAAAGCCAAGCAGGCGGCCCGCCAGGCCGGCGAGCGTGTGGCCGTGCGCATGCGGCAGCAACACCATCGCGTCACCGAGCCAGGCCGCCTTGCCTGA
- a CDS encoding efflux transporter outer membrane subunit has protein sequence MNRLARATLAAMMPLALAACMTVGPDHKVPDAAAVKSAAANGPFAHADSDAVSIADVPTDWWRLYDDPRIDELVQQALVANTDLRVAAANLKRSIAVYHEVEAENLPEAKFRASAERGQIAGEPLLHEEKIPAMNFGDIGFEVSYLIDFWGKLKRADEAALAAAQASHAALDQARVGVVAETVRAYVQGCTATHELHVAQHQLDLQERGVKLAQKLVDAGRGQPTDLLRAQAQADTLRAVLPRYRAEQEGAAYRLAVMLGKPPMALDVKSVACEHVPALKQPLPVGDGTALLKRRPDVRQAERELASATAKIGVATADLYPQIRIGASAGFTGILDHLGQAPTAHWGWGPAISWTIPTSGTRARIHNMEFGAEGALAHFDGVVLKALRETQGALSAYTHELERNASLRAARDKADEAARQNRMLWQAGRSPYLQSLDADRTLANTDAALAASDAQVAMDQINLFLALGGGWQNAPAIAVVTQ, from the coding sequence GTGAATCGCCTTGCCCGTGCCACGCTGGCGGCCATGATGCCGCTGGCGCTGGCCGCCTGCATGACCGTTGGCCCCGACCACAAGGTGCCCGACGCGGCGGCCGTCAAGTCGGCCGCGGCCAACGGCCCGTTCGCCCATGCCGACAGCGACGCGGTGTCGATTGCCGACGTGCCCACCGACTGGTGGCGCCTCTACGACGACCCCCGCATCGACGAACTCGTGCAGCAGGCGCTGGTCGCCAACACGGACCTGCGCGTGGCGGCGGCCAACCTGAAGCGGTCGATCGCCGTCTACCACGAGGTGGAAGCCGAGAACCTGCCCGAAGCGAAGTTCCGCGCCAGCGCCGAGCGCGGCCAGATTGCCGGCGAGCCGCTGCTGCACGAGGAGAAGATCCCGGCGATGAACTTCGGCGACATCGGCTTCGAGGTGTCGTACCTGATCGACTTCTGGGGCAAGCTCAAGCGCGCCGACGAGGCCGCGCTGGCGGCCGCGCAGGCCAGCCATGCCGCGCTGGACCAGGCGCGCGTGGGCGTGGTGGCCGAGACCGTGCGCGCCTACGTGCAGGGCTGCACGGCCACGCACGAGTTGCACGTGGCCCAGCATCAGCTCGATCTGCAGGAACGCGGCGTGAAGCTGGCGCAGAAGCTGGTCGACGCCGGACGCGGCCAGCCGACCGACTTGCTGCGCGCCCAGGCCCAGGCCGACACGCTGCGCGCCGTGCTGCCCCGGTATCGCGCCGAGCAGGAGGGCGCGGCCTACCGGCTGGCCGTGATGCTGGGCAAGCCGCCGATGGCGCTGGACGTCAAGAGCGTGGCCTGCGAGCACGTGCCCGCGCTGAAGCAGCCGCTGCCCGTGGGCGACGGCACGGCACTGCTCAAGCGGCGCCCGGACGTGCGGCAGGCCGAGCGCGAGCTGGCATCGGCCACCGCGAAGATCGGCGTGGCGACGGCCGACCTGTACCCGCAGATCCGCATCGGCGCGTCGGCGGGCTTCACCGGCATCCTGGACCACCTGGGGCAGGCGCCGACGGCCCACTGGGGCTGGGGCCCGGCGATCTCGTGGACGATTCCCACCAGCGGCACGCGCGCGCGCATCCACAACATGGAGTTTGGCGCGGAAGGGGCGCTCGCCCATTTCGACGGCGTGGTGCTCAAGGCGCTGCGCGAGACGCAGGGCGCGCTGTCGGCCTACACCCACGAGCTGGAGCGCAACGCATCGCTGCGCGCCGCCCGCGACAAGGCCGACGAGGCCGCGCGCCAGAACCGCATGCTGTGGCAGGCCGGCCGCTCGCCGTACCTGCAGAGCCTGGACGCCGACCGCACGCTGGCCAACACCGACGCCGCGCTGGCCGCGTCCGACGCCCAGGTGGCGATGGACCAGATCAACCTGTTCCTGGCGCTGGGTGGCGGCTGGCAGAACGCGCCGGCGATTGCGGTGGTGACGCAGTAG
- a CDS encoding L-threonine 3-dehydrogenase — protein MSGAGESPVPKILIIGANGQLGSELALALAERYGRGQVVTSDVVPTGRHVHIAHEMLNVTDRGELATVIERHGINQIYLLAAALSATGEKAPQWAWNLNMTGLLNVLEAARHHGITRVFWPSSIAAFGPTTPRVDTPQKTVMEPTTVYGISKQAGEGWCRWYFENHGVDVRSVRYPGLISHKTPPGGGTTDYAVDIFHYAVRGEPYTCFLNAGERLPMMYMPDAIRATLELMEAPRDAVRERGSYNLAGMSFTPQEIADAIRQRVPGFEVRYAPDYRQAIAQGWPDSIDDSAARRDWGWQPQFGLAEMVDDMLTNLRTAAPPVVSSTSG, from the coding sequence ATGAGCGGCGCCGGCGAATCCCCCGTGCCGAAGATCCTGATCATCGGCGCCAACGGGCAACTCGGTTCCGAACTGGCCCTGGCGCTGGCCGAGCGCTACGGCCGCGGGCAGGTGGTGACGTCCGACGTGGTGCCCACCGGCCGCCATGTCCACATCGCCCATGAAATGCTCAATGTGACCGACCGCGGCGAGCTGGCGACGGTGATCGAGCGGCACGGCATCAACCAGATCTACCTGCTGGCCGCCGCGCTGTCCGCTACCGGCGAGAAGGCGCCGCAGTGGGCCTGGAACCTGAACATGACCGGCCTGCTCAACGTGCTGGAAGCTGCCCGGCATCACGGCATCACGCGCGTGTTCTGGCCCAGCTCGATCGCCGCGTTCGGCCCCACCACGCCGCGCGTGGACACACCGCAGAAGACCGTCATGGAGCCGACCACGGTCTACGGCATTTCCAAGCAGGCCGGGGAGGGCTGGTGCCGCTGGTACTTCGAGAATCATGGCGTGGATGTGCGCAGCGTGCGCTACCCGGGCCTGATCTCGCACAAGACGCCGCCCGGCGGCGGCACCACGGACTATGCCGTCGACATCTTTCACTACGCGGTGCGCGGCGAGCCCTACACCTGCTTTCTGAACGCCGGCGAACGGCTACCGATGATGTACATGCCCGACGCCATCCGCGCCACGCTGGAACTGATGGAGGCGCCGCGCGACGCCGTGCGCGAGCGCGGCAGCTACAACCTGGCCGGCATGAGCTTTACGCCGCAGGAGATTGCCGACGCGATCCGCCAGCGCGTGCCCGGCTTCGAGGTCCGCTACGCGCCGGACTACCGCCAGGCCATCGCGCAGGGCTGGCCCGATTCCATCGACGACAGCGCCGCCCGGCGGGACTGGGGCTGGCAGCCGCAATTCGGCCTGGCCGAGATGGTCGACGACATGCTGACAAACCTGCGCACCGCCGCGCCGCCTGTCGTTTCCAGCACATCTGGCTGA
- a CDS encoding translation initiation factor 1, with the protein MSNNEEWEELHLTPGGWIAGSYRRTPWPGVDVAPPETGVLTVRRHVTATYCGPSRAVEDRTPTTQDMALIESLLARFGSPEFSI; encoded by the coding sequence ATGTCGAACAACGAAGAATGGGAAGAACTGCACCTGACCCCGGGCGGATGGATCGCCGGCAGCTACCGCCGCACCCCGTGGCCCGGGGTCGACGTGGCGCCGCCGGAAACCGGCGTGCTGACGGTGCGCCGCCACGTGACGGCCACCTACTGCGGCCCGTCGCGCGCCGTGGAAGACCGCACGCCGACCACGCAGGACATGGCGCTCATCGAGTCGCTGCTGGCGCGCTTCGGCAGCCCGGAGTTCAGTATCTAG